One window from the genome of Cyanobacteria bacterium GSL.Bin1 encodes:
- a CDS encoding Uma2 family endonuclease has product MTQLTLDLNSVVKLSEEQFYQLCQANPDLKLERNANGDLIVMPPTGGETGRTNSKINLELALWNEQTQLGEVFDSSTGFHLPNGADRSPDASWVKKKRWDGLTSEQREKFLPLCPDFVIEILSPSDSLTKTQKKMREYMDNGCQLGWLINRRNKTVEIYRPQHLPEVLDKPDSLSGEKVLPGFVLNLKIFWH; this is encoded by the coding sequence ATGACTCAGTTAACCTTAGACCTCAACTCAGTTGTCAAATTGTCTGAAGAACAGTTCTATCAACTTTGCCAAGCTAACCCTGACCTCAAGCTAGAACGTAATGCTAACGGAGACTTAATTGTCATGCCCCCTACAGGAGGAGAAACCGGACGTACCAACTCAAAAATCAATCTGGAACTCGCACTATGGAACGAACAAACCCAACTCGGTGAAGTCTTCGATTCTTCTACTGGCTTTCATCTCCCCAACGGTGCCGACCGTTCCCCCGATGCCTCTTGGGTCAAAAAAAAACGTTGGGATGGCTTGACCTCCGAACAACGTGAGAAATTTTTACCCCTGTGTCCTGATTTTGTTATTGAAATTCTTTCCCCCAGCGATAGCCTTACTAAGACCCAAAAAAAAATGCGAGAGTACATGGATAATGGCTGTCAACTGGGCTGGTTAATTAATCGTAGAAATAAAACTGTTGAAATTTATCGTCCTCAACACCTTCCTGAAGTTTTAGACAAGCCAGACTCTTTGTCAGGGGAGAAGGTCTTACCGGGATTTGTTCTCAATCTTAAAATATTTTGGCATTGA
- a CDS encoding 2-phospho-L-lactate guanylyltransferase has translation MNSVIVFEVSQEEDGGFVAECLTEDIFTQGESWEELRVNVNEAVKGYYFDQPSCPKVKLHLFKEEMLVIQ, from the coding sequence ATGAATTCAGTGATTGTTTTTGAAGTTTCTCAAGAAGAAGATGGTGGTTTTGTTGCCGAATGTTTAACTGAGGATATCTTTACTCAGGGTGAGAGTTGGGAAGAATTAAGAGTGAATGTCAATGAAGCAGTTAAAGGATATTATTTTGATCAGCCAAGTTGTCCGAAAGTCAAATTACACCTCTTTAAGGAAGAAATGTTAGTCATTCAATGA
- a CDS encoding addiction module toxin, HicA family — MKIPRDLKGSYLADILSRQWDYKTVHQQGSHIILDTEIPSHQRISIPNHNPLRLGTLNSILRAVSRHKGVTKADIINTL, encoded by the coding sequence ATGAAAATTCCTAGAGATCTCAAAGGAAGTTATCTCGCGGATATTCTCTCTCGCCAATGGGATTACAAAACTGTTCACCAACAGGGAAGTCATATTATTTTGGATACTGAAATTCCCAGTCATCAAAGAATTAGTATTCCTAACCATAATCCTTTGCGCTTGGGGACGTTGAATAGTATCTTGCGAGCAGTTTCTCGACATAAAGGAGTAACCAAAGCTGATATTATTAATACCTTATGA
- a CDS encoding Uma2 family endonuclease, with translation MSYPSTTSQKTPILENGDRMTRNEFERRYHQMPNVKKAELIEGIVYVASPLRYQQHGQPHSDVVGWLTVYRAATPRVYSADNTTVRLDLDNEPQPDALLRLEESVGGNSRISEDDYLEGAPELIVEIASSSASYDIHDKLQVYRRNGVREYLVWLVEDKEFRWYVWQEGTYQQLSPDESGILKSPFFLGLWLDVSALLAGEMQQVLSVLNSGINSSEHQALVEQLGKTK, from the coding sequence ATGAGTTATCCTTCAACTACCTCTCAAAAGACCCCTATCCTAGAAAACGGAGATCGCATGACTCGTAATGAGTTTGAGCGTCGGTATCATCAAATGCCGAACGTCAAAAAAGCCGAATTAATTGAAGGAATTGTTTACGTGGCATCCCCCTTAAGATATCAACAGCATGGTCAGCCCCATAGTGATGTTGTGGGGTGGTTAACCGTTTATCGTGCAGCTACTCCGAGAGTTTATAGTGCTGATAATACAACTGTTCGTCTTGATTTGGATAATGAACCGCAACCTGATGCCCTGCTGCGTCTGGAGGAATCAGTAGGGGGAAACTCTCGGATTAGCGAAGATGATTATCTCGAGGGCGCACCGGAATTAATTGTGGAAATTGCCAGCAGTAGCGCATCCTATGACATACATGATAAGCTGCAGGTTTATCGTCGTAATGGGGTACGGGAATATCTAGTTTGGTTGGTTGAGGATAAGGAATTTCGGTGGTATGTGTGGCAGGAAGGAACCTATCAGCAATTATCGCCAGATGAATCGGGAATTTTGAAAAGTCCTTTTTTCCTTGGGTTGTGGTTGGATGTATCGGCGCTGTTGGCGGGAGAGATGCAACAGGTGCTATCTGTGCTCAATTCAGGAATCAATTCTTCGGAGCATCAAGCCTTGGTTGAGCAATTGGGTAAAACTAAATAA
- a CDS encoding ABC transporter permease produces the protein MPTKSHQIHTRYTSQSRLRQPLQLFREMWHDLLASRELASQLLVRDIKAQYRQSFLGLFWAFIPPIATAIGLTLANNAQVISIGATDLPYPAYVMFSMALWQTFVEALNGPIQAVTKAKSMLAKINFPREALILSQIGQVGFNFAIKLILIVGLFVWYQIPVSWTVVLAPVALVHLIALGTLFGLFLAPLGALYQDITRGLTFLTSAWLFLTPVIYPPPKTGVFGIVVGLNPVTPLLVTTRELATRGTVSEPLTFWVASALAMGGLLVAWLVYRL, from the coding sequence ATGCCGACAAAATCGCATCAAATCCACACCCGTTACACTTCACAAAGCCGTCTCCGACAACCGTTACAACTATTTCGTGAGATGTGGCATGATTTACTGGCTTCTAGAGAACTAGCTTCGCAATTACTGGTTCGTGACATCAAAGCACAATATCGACAGTCATTTCTAGGATTATTTTGGGCGTTTATTCCCCCGATTGCCACCGCGATTGGGTTAACTCTTGCCAACAATGCCCAAGTGATTAGTATTGGCGCGACTGATTTGCCCTATCCGGCTTATGTGATGTTTAGCATGGCATTATGGCAAACCTTTGTCGAGGCTTTAAATGGTCCGATTCAAGCCGTAACGAAAGCCAAGTCGATGTTAGCGAAAATTAATTTTCCTCGTGAGGCGTTGATTTTGTCGCAAATTGGACAGGTAGGGTTTAATTTTGCGATTAAGTTGATTTTAATTGTGGGTTTATTTGTTTGGTATCAAATTCCTGTGAGTTGGACAGTTGTTTTAGCTCCAGTTGCCCTGGTTCATTTGATTGCTTTAGGGACGTTATTTGGTTTATTCTTAGCTCCTTTAGGGGCGTTGTATCAGGATATAACTCGCGGATTAACCTTTTTAACCAGTGCTTGGTTATTTCTTACCCCTGTCATTTACCCCCCGCCAAAAACAGGAGTATTTGGGATAGTTGTTGGCTTAAATCCTGTAACTCCTTTACTTGTCACTACTCGCGAATTAGCAACCCGAGGAACGGTTTCCGAACCCTTAACATTTTGGGTAGCTAGTGCTTTGGCAATGGGCGGTTTGTTGGTAGCTTGGCTGGTGTATCGTTTATAG
- a CDS encoding DUF4351 domain-containing protein, which translates to MFMAKEEKKEENEEAVILILRLLNRRFGELDSNLVEPIQALGVSELEMLAEALLDFSTVADLER; encoded by the coding sequence ATGTTCATGGCGAAGGAAGAAAAGAAGGAAGAGAATGAAGAAGCAGTTATTTTGATCCTTCGTCTGCTTAATCGTCGTTTTGGGGAGTTAGACAGCAATTTAGTGGAGCCAATTCAGGCTTTAGGTGTGTCGGAGTTGGAAATGTTGGCAGAGGCGCTTTTGGATTTTTCTACAGTTGCTGATTTGGAACGCTGA